GGAAGGCGCTGCCCGAGGCGAGCGCGATGCGCCAGCCGGCGAAGTAGACGGAAAGAGCAACGGCGAGCGCGAAGCCGGCGTAGACCACGAGGCGGGCGGTCGCGGCGCCGAGAGCCCGGTTGGTCAGGTCGGTGACCAGGAAAGCGATCGGGTAGGTCAGCGCGCCCCAGGTCAGCCAGTCGTTGATCGGGTACTGCACGGCGATGTTGGAGACCGTGACCACGATCGCCATGGCGCATACGCCGATCCAGAAACCCCGCTGCCGGAGTACGTTCGAACTCACGTCGGTCCCTTCCGCTATGGCGCTTGCACGGCGACCGGATCTCCCACGGCCAGATTCAGCAGGTCGTCCGCGCGGCCCTGGTTGACGGCGATCTCGGCCAGCCCGTTGGCGTTCTCGTACCAGAAGGGCCCGCCGGGCGCCACATCGCTGAAGGTCCTTGCGGCGGCGAGGCTCTTCCCGCCGGCCTGGAGGCGCGTTCCGGCCGGGAGCGCCGCGGCGCGCAGCCCGGTCATGGCGTTGCCGAAGCGGTCGATGTAGACGATCCGCGCCAAGTCCGCGGGCCAGTCGGCGCCGACCAGCGCAGCCAGCGGTCGCGGCTCCCCGGGCGGC
The genomic region above belongs to Kiloniellales bacterium and contains:
- a CDS encoding SAM-dependent chlorinase/fluorinase — encoded protein: PAFPAGSLFLAVVDPGVGSDRPALAIEAGGHWFVGPDNGLLAVAAKRAETAASWAITWQPDRLSASFHGRDLFAPVAARLARGEPPPGEPRPLAALVGADWPADLARIVYIDRFGNAMTGLRAAALPAGTRLQAGGKSLAAARTFSDVAPGGPFWYENANGLAEIAVNQGRADDLLNLAVGDPVAVQAP